The nucleotide sequence TGATGTATTAAAATGTAGCTGGCCATGGTGGAGCTGATTTAGCTATTTTATATAGGGTTTTACAAATGTAAATTGCAAAGTAACCAGTGAATTTATtctgcattcatgtggtgtcagaataattGGAAAAAGAGGGCTAAATAATGGAGCAAAATCACGTATTACATGTACATATTTGCTAAGGtgtcatttgtaatatggtGTTAGTTTTTaatggttagtttgctgtccatgtagagtgaagtAGATTAATTAGGAACGTTATTTATTATCAGTATTTGCAGAACAAGCAATATTTTAGTTGTGTCAGGTAATGTATTGGTACAGGAACAACTCTgggaaacaaaaataattaattgtcTAAGGCAAACTGTCTAAGCATAGTAATCCCACATGTTTATAGTATCACCCATGTTAGACTTTCATTCAAAGTGACTTAAAAttgttatacatgtcagaggttgcacacctctggagcagctaggggttaaatgttaaatgaattGGGACCATCCGAAGAGCACATGAACGCAGTATTAGTTGTCAGGCAAATTTAGTGTAGTAAAATGTGCAGCATTTCTCAGTTTAATGTAGTGGAACAGAGGTTTAAACTAGCCCATGGAACAACTGCGTCCCTCTGTCTTCTGGTAAAATTTCAGCATCAttgtaaacatattttaaaatctcAAAATTACAGGAAATGCAGACAAAGTGAGATCCagagaaaatttaatttgtaattctTTGAATTCATATTGCATCACAACAAAAAGCAACAACCATCTGTGTCTGATATTAGTGTGCGTGAAAGTGCATACCAGAGAAGAGGATACTGGCGACGTAGTGGAGGATATGATACTACGGTGAATGTCACTTCTGGTGCAGGGCTTTAATCTATGCAAACTGATAATGGAggcacacacacgtttgttcaTTGGCCCTCCTGTTGCCCTTTGTCATAGTAcctcctctctttccctttccctctcctccACCTTGTGTTGGAAGCCCCTGCCGTGACCCCGGCGGggcccccctcctcctctgctgtaCAGGTTATTGGCCCCTCCCCTGCTTCTTGAAGCTCGCCCGTCCCAGTGGTAGTGAGCAGCCCCCATGTGCGGGACGTATCGGTGAGGACCCCTTCTCCTTCCATGATGACCACGACCACCTGCGACATCTTCTGGGCCTTCAGTTTCCACGGCTGCATGGCACGTTGGCTGATCGTCTGGAGACACCAGAGTCTGCTCGGCGTAGACGTCCCTGCCTGTCTTGGACTGAGATAATTCTCCATGTTCTAGCATCTGTTGGCCGTGGCTACCCTCAGTTTTGGCTATTACTGGTCCTTCAGTGtagtgtgaggacagagagagttTGTCCAGGTGCTCTGTGATGGGGGTGGCTCTCCTGTGATGTGGTCTGGAcctgcctcctctcctccccctcgCCTGGTTCTGGCGCCTCTGGCCCTGACCCCCTCTGCAGTGGGACAGTCCAGGAACAAACCGGTCCGCTCTGACACCAGTTTCATCAGAGGAAACGTTAGAAGCAGAGGGTACCGGGGGGTCAGGAGAAACATCTGCATCCAGGTTTCCgttttcagccacagatggagtctGTGGGAGTTGTACACAGTATATAGGAACAGTCTTAATAAGGCAGAATGTCAGTTGCATGAAGGTGTATTTTTCCACTTCTGAGAGTGCTAGGCAAGTAGTTTGCACCAGctttttgtgctaagctaagctacagGAAGCCCAGACGTCACGGGCCTTATATTTTCTTTGCTGTCAAGTACAACTGAAGTTCAATGTGTTTCATTTCTTCAACAGATTTTGTAGGCTGATCAAGATCAACTTTTTATCCAGTTCCCATCTTGACTAcagtgaatataaaaatatttgataCAAAACTGGGGCCATATTACAGGAAGTTCCTATCTTAAGTCAAGATAGGAAGAGTCTAAGATAGgatttttctcaatttggtATTACAAAAGCAGGTTAGGAAATCAtaaatactcaatccaacatcGGTTATCAACATTTATGTCTGTTGTTTAGCAACCGATGCTACTTTTTCTCATTTCGCCGAGCTAAACGGCTTTTAATCGCTGTTTTTTGGTAGTTTGTTTATGAAACATGcactgaaaatggagcagaaacaacaacaactatcaCTGAACTTCAAGTCAGATGAATTAGAGGTGTTTGTAACCTCTGTCgagaaatccaaatccacatAACGCTTAACTCGGGAGATTCAAGAGAGAGAGTGGGCTAAAATAGCGGACACAGTTTCTGCCGCATATCCGGCatgctgtcaaaaagaaaataagtcgATTTACAGTGAAGACAGGCAAGTGTTGTGTCCAATAAGCAGATGAAACCGctggtggctcctcctgtgctccctcacAGACCCTGGCAGAAGGTTACTGTTCTCAGGAAAGTTAATAATGACGGTAAAAAAAAAgggctaataataataatgaaggCTGCGGGCTAACGTCTTCACATTGAAGCTTAACAGTTCTCCTAAAGTtagtttatttaagattttacaaagttaggatgcttctgtaaaACACTAAAGTTAGGAAAGTAACATTGActtaggaactgttaatctgtaatggcctttttcctaaatcagttcctaacccttattacaatggttaccaagcagttaggataggatctgcCGGTTAGGAAGTTTCTTTAATACGGCCCCTGTGGCCTAAAACTCTAATGTATATAAAGTCACTTTAAGATGGGgtaagcgattctggagaaatgcaataccatgacaaataccatgatatagagcgaaCGGCGACAGAGCAAGtaatgtagctaacgttagctaagttgtgggttagcaaactgtggctaaagttgctgctgcaaagctaacataaGGCTAAGATGGAAAGAGGACGAGACAGTCCCAGAGCCAGTACAGCAGGTCCAGACAgagatactcacaactctcctgctactttagctaacgttacaacaacagcatgtcttggtgaaccaGAAAGTAAAATTAACGCACGTGGACAAGTCATTAAACGTTACtgacacacatcatggctggatCGGCTGAAATAGTGAGTGcaggccactttgtttgtttccccatttacagagccagggttGAGTACAAACACCAGATTGTTTATTAGCACATGGAACAGACAACAAGCGGACCGTGAGGAGATACTTGCTGAATTTGACATAAAGATGTTATGGCATATAAAGATATAAAGAGATATATTAAGAACCGCTGAGCCCACCTTTAAGTGGAGGCTATGTTGCAGCAATATTATTGTCTAAAACAGTAGTTTCATATAttcggctgtggctcaggaggtagagcgggttggccgttaatcggacctcgaatgtgtgtgaatggtgaatgcagatgtagtgtaaaagcgctttgagtggtcgaaaagactggaaaggcgctatacaagtacggagcatttacatttatcttctGAGTTTGTATTGTTAACGCATTTTAGAGACACCCGAGCAACTAAAATGTGCAGACAGACCAGTTTAGTGACGCCCTCAGTTAATCACTCAGAGATCAGGTATGGGTGCAAACGTGGCCGTATGATCTGATTCATTCTTACCTCGTTGATATGGATGAGAAAGCGATTTGATTCCACCTCTGGGTCAATGATCCCTCCCTTAGACCTCTGCCTTTCCAAAAGCTTCTGAAGTTCACACCACTTCTGTTGAAAGTTTGAACCAATCGCTGCTTCGTCCAGCTGCAAAACCATTAACACGTTTTAATGTTTGGATTTTTCAGTTAAACTGTAGGGAATAAACGTTTATTCCTGACCGTGGAAAAGCTAAACTATCTCACCGCAGGGTCAAGCTACTAATGGACCAtatggtgagattgttttgtgaaGTAAAGCTGAACATTAGGCGATGGTCGTACCTCGGGCAGCTGGGGTGCAGGGGACGACAGAAGCTGATCAACATCATACGTTAGAGGCTCCCTGCACACCGGACACACCACAGTCAGCTCCTGTGAGAGGAGTCACACAGATTAAATAGCTTATAAAGAAAGACACCCAAAGATTTCTTTGACCAGAACCCTCAAGCCGATACCTGACCTGATAGTCTGTCCTGTCTCTGGTCTtgtcctcctccagctccttctcCCTCTGGCGGAGCTCGCTCTCAGAGTGGCTGACGTAGCGACCGAGGCAGTGACAGTGGAAGTAGTGGTAGCAGCTCGTCTTGGTGAACGTCTCTCCCTCCTGAAGTCACACAGAAGCATGACTGGGTTTTAGGAACATTTCTAGAAATACCTGCCGACAAGAAACTGTTTAATccttcattaaattattgttttggccacctactcaccaatcaagagcgggcacagggcgtgtacattttacaacagaaACTGGACAAAACCGTGATAATGGCACCAGCCGAACCGACACAGGCAGCAGCTGTGCTGCCGTTTTGTCTGCTGTCGACTCACACTGACGTGTTTCAGCAGTGTTTAGCTGCCCGACGTTGTTgatgtgttgttaatttgtgattttgtcTGCTTCAACTAAGGATAACAGCTCTCTGAGAGCCCCTTCCCTTCCGCTCCGCTCAGTGCAGGCTAcatttcccacatggagcatttcagaataagagcatttcACCTGCCTAATGTAGCTGACTTGGTCAGATtttgctctacaaataaggatttttattttgttgttgtacaaaTGTACTCAGGCCGGTGCTGCgcatacattttcaaacaatacTATGGAAAAACAAGGCTGCACCCAACAACTATTTTCCTGATTAATGGATTGTTTGATCTATAAAACGCCAGAAAATTTGCATCAGTTTCCTAAAGCCTGAGGTAATGTCATCAAATTACCTGTTTTGTTtaacaaacagtccaaaatccaaagatataTAATTACTACCACTTAAGACAAAGGAAACATCCTCAAAAATGACAAGCAGCAAagtcaggaaaaaaaatctaacaatAAAGTCAAAGAAAACCAAGTTGAACAACGTTCACATCTTACTTGTCTGTAACAAAACTCACAAATCACTGGCAAAACAACAttataaaacactttaaaaatcaGGGGTAAATACTGATTAAATATTCCATCTAGCCTTCTTTTCCAGGATTTTGAGACCAATTTAGCAAACTTGAACAACCATCCTAAATTTTTATTCATCTGTACACCAGAATATTTCAGCACCATTTCATGAAACATTAACTCACTTAAATCATCATAGTTTGTTCAATACTAAAGAAAAACTTACAAGTTacccaatttttttttctgttcctcAATATTTTTGAATCTACGAACCTCAATGGCCAGAGgaagatgtttgttttctaGATCAGCGGTTCTCTCTAAGTGGGGTCTTGGGACCCCCCAGGAATCCTTGAGGAGGTTCCAGGGGGTCTCCAACAAAAAAGGGgctcatttattttccttataATTCCCTCCATAAGTAATACAGTGACAGAACGTATGAGTACTTGGGTCACGGGGTTTTATACactaaaacatctaaaagcaaacaTCTCATCAGCCTTTTTACTTCTTACTCCCTGCCTACCTTTCCTGACTcttgacacaaattagacctcGTACCCCCTATCTGACAGGATAACTTCCAATATGTTTCTCGTTACAGCGGGTCTGATGGGACAGAAGACAAGAGGAGTGGTGCACCTTAAAGCCATAGAGGCAGATGACACAGTTTCCATGAGGAATATTGCTCTCAGTCAGGATTTCTTTTGCTTtctggaggaggaaaaaaaacaggagaacAGGCCATGACTTTAAGCTGATCATTACCTTAATGTAGTAATTCAATAATCATCAAATTAAATCATATATTCtcttaaattatataaattaaaaaagcaCTATATACAGTGACCTCAATGAGCTGATACAACACAGGTGAACCCAGACAGGACTGAGCCTCCAACTGAAGACACTTCTGGACACTAAGAGAAAGGAGGTCGGCACATGATTATAGGATTTTACAATCAAAATTTCAAATGTCTTGAGCAGAAAGTGGTGATACTGGTAGCTCCAGTTCGTTACCTGCTGAGCTTGTCATCAGAAAGACCCCGCGGGTTATGAATGGAGATGACCGGAGAAGACGACGGATACTAAGCATCCAAAAACAAGGACGAGAGAGACAAAGATTACTCTTGATCAAGTGAGACGGTGACATTCTGTATGTAAGAGAGCAATAGGCTCGGAGctgccacagacaggaagtcaggaaCTATTGAGAGACGGACTAACATGTTGCTGGCTTTGGTGCTTTTATGGGATTTAGCGACAATGACAGAAATAGAGAATCTTTATATGAAACATTACTACTAACATTTGTGGAGAAAAAATGTTGGCATCAGTGTGGCAAGAAACCACAACTTGTGTGTTGCCATTAGATTTTCATCTTGTAGCTTCTAATGCTTGTCATAATGTTTTCTCTTTATAAAGAATCTCAGTAGCGCAGGCTGCACAGACACTATAAGATATAAGATAATGGAGAGCATACCTGCTGGTCGAGGGTCAAAGTCAGGGTGAGTCGGACAAATTGGGAGACAGAGTCCTCCGCAGTGGACGGGTACAGGACCAGACTCACCTCAAAGCCCCTGGAggacacaacacaacagcagctttAACAACCACTTTTTAAAGACGAGAGTCACAGCACTGGAGCCAAAGAAAACGGGTAAAGTCTTTCAAATCCAGGCTCGCGTGTCATCA is from Micropterus dolomieu isolate WLL.071019.BEF.003 ecotype Adirondacks linkage group LG02, ASM2129224v1, whole genome shotgun sequence and encodes:
- the rnf25 gene encoding E3 ubiquitin-protein ligase RNF25 — translated: MAAECDVLCEIEVLQSIYLDELLVNRREDGGFEVSLVLYPSTAEDSVSQFVRLTLTLTLDQQYPSSSPVISIHNPRGLSDDKLSSVQKCLQLEAQSCLGSPVLYQLIEKAKEILTESNIPHGNCVICLYGFKEGETFTKTSCYHYFHCHCLGRYVSHSESELRQREKELEEDKTRDRTDYQELTVVCPVCREPLTYDVDQLLSSPAPQLPELDEAAIGSNFQQKWCELQKLLERQRSKGGIIDPEVESNRFLIHINETPSVAENGNLDADVSPDPPVPSASNVSSDETGVRADRFVPGLSHCRGGQGQRRQNQARGRRGGRSRPHHRRATPITEHLDKLSLSSHYTEGPVIAKTEGSHGQQMLEHGELSQSKTGRDVYAEQTLVSPDDQPTCHAAVETEGPEDVAGGRGHHGRRRGPHRYVPHMGAAHYHWDGRASRSRGGANNLYSRGGGGPRRGHGRGFQHKVEEREREREEVL